A window from Aquamicrobium lusatiense encodes these proteins:
- a CDS encoding antirestriction protein, with amino-acid sequence MTMPTTDHHTASIVPEDDRERFLPSLFGLPLLIVAENAVYSFMERLSPSDYGGGFWNFYEYAGQPLFMAPTSRPRFRIDNQITEYSGEVSAEAAGIIATLFTFSHLSFRYESDRLVDGYHRLYDYSTRHPEARAIFAAID; translated from the coding sequence ATGACAATGCCCACAACCGATCATCATACCGCGTCGATCGTGCCCGAGGATGACCGCGAGCGGTTTCTGCCCTCCCTTTTCGGGCTTCCCCTGCTGATCGTCGCCGAGAACGCCGTCTATAGCTTCATGGAGCGTCTCAGCCCGAGCGACTATGGCGGCGGCTTCTGGAACTTCTACGAATATGCGGGCCAGCCGCTGTTCATGGCGCCGACCTCCCGACCGCGTTTCCGGATCGACAACCAGATCACCGAATATAGTGGCGAGGTTTCGGCCGAGGCCGCCGGGATCATCGCCACGCTCTTTACCTTCTCCCACCTGTCGTTCCGCTATGAGTCCGACCGCCTCGTCGACGGCTATCATCGGCTCTACGACTATTCGACCCGTCACCCCGAGGCGCGGGCGATCTTCGCGGCCATCGACTGA